Proteins encoded within one genomic window of Glandiceps talaboti chromosome 3, keGlaTala1.1, whole genome shotgun sequence:
- the LOC144432991 gene encoding beta-1,4 N-acetylgalactosaminyltransferase 1-like: protein MALSTKYKARCILPIAVIIGVVFLYRHIVWKTVTATYPQQDQPGQQQSKSRILFTNSFPTVTRDNVVINQGIQGQDLSCQCGSKAVNEKLDDRTKQRRERELTEWKRQQSNDPVMICEAFSPLSYPAGGVIVQPLKSTRLHGLELHIAGTDFPPEHEQLYIVIRCENSKGVLVLYKYKGYTSVRISGNDSPKMTIAANKNELHAINTVLANLHYKSTVYDINTRDVIYVTFLNFEISIHVHIKKPEVPRLYDPGPSGDINSLVTIITKTFERYDAVKRLISSVHTFYPNITIVVADDSEFPEKLSTPNVKHYIMPFAEGWFAGRNLALSQVRTKYLVWVDDDFVFTKGTRLENFLEKFQHPNLTIDVVGGTFGDENGNPTSPTNCNGCRTVEVTNNYENDDDNCLILRVNNKYHAVKEFPKCFFADGTTNFFMAKTSSTRSVGFDPFYERVGHEEFHIDGLGKLRTMGCTDVNILHIRNSNRKYKEYRILGKEFNPNRSSYQRHTLFKNYLKCLNF, encoded by the coding sequence ATGGCATTGTCGACTAAATATAAAGCACGGTGTATTCTTCCCATAGCTGTTATAATTGGTGTTGTATTCTTGTATAGGCATATTGTCTGGAAAACTGTAACTGCGACGTACCCTCAACAAGATCAACCTGGCCAACAGCAATCCAAGAGCAGAATCCTGTTCACAAATAGTTTTCCAACTGTTACCAGAGATAACGTGGTTATAAACCAAGGGATCCAGGGGCAAGATTTATCATGCCAATGTGGGAGCAAAGCCGTGAACGAGAAGTTGGATGACCGTACGAAACAACGCCGAGAACGTGAATTGACCGAGTGGAAGAGGCAGCAATCGAACGACCCGGTGATGATATGTGAAGCCTTTTCACCACTATCATATCCTGCAGGAGGTGTAATTGTTCAACCACTCAAGTCGACACGTCTACACGGTCTAGAATTACACATCGCTGGTACGGATTTTCCACCCGAACATGAACAGCTTTATATTGTGATAAGATGTGAAAATTCGAAAGGTGTGTTAGTTCTATACAAATATAAGGGTTATACGAGTGTGAGAATCAGTGGAAATGACTCTCCCAAAATGACTATCGCGGCTAACAAGAACGAACTACACGCAATCAATACGGTTTTGGCAAATTTACACTATAAAAGCACAGTTTATGATATCAATACTAGAGATGTAATCTATGTCAcatttttgaactttgaaatcTCTATTCATGTTCACATAAAAAAACCTGAAGTACCAAGGTTATACGATCCAGGCCCTTCTGGTGATATCAACTCATTGGTAACTATTATCACCAAAACGTTTGAACGGTATGATGCAGTCAAAAGACTCATTTCTAGTGTACACACATTTTATCCAAACATTACCATAGTTGTCGCTGACGATTCCGAGTTTCCAGAGAAACTCAGCACtcctaatgtgaaacattacaTTATGCCTTTTGCGGAAGGTTGGTTCGCTGGCAGAAATTTAGCCCTTAGTCAGGTAAGAACCAAGTATTTAGTTTGGGTAGATGACGACTTTGTGTTCACTAAAGGAACTCGCCTTGAAAATTTCCTCGAAAAATTTCAGCATCCAAACTTAACAATCGATGTTGTCGGCGGTACTTTTGGAGACGAGAATGGTAACCCAACGAGTCCGACTAATTGCAATGGTTGTCGTACAGTTGAAGTTACTAATAACTATGAAAACGATGACGATAATTGTTTGATTCTCAGGGTTAACAATAAATACCATGCTGTGAAGGAATTCCCAAAATGTTTCTTTGCTGATGGCACTACGAATTTCTTCATGGCAAAAACCAGTTCAACAAGGAGTGTTGGTTTTGATCCATTTTACGAGAGAGTGGGACATGAAGAATTCCATATCGATGGATTGGGAAAACTGCGTACGATGGGATGTACAGATgtgaacattttacacatacGAAACTCAAATAGAAAGTACAAAGAATATCGGATTCTTGGCAAGGAATTTAACCCAAACCGAAGTTCATACCAACGGCACACTCTatttaaaaattatttgaaatgtttgaactTTTGA